A window of the Oryza brachyantha chromosome 5, ObraRS2, whole genome shotgun sequence genome harbors these coding sequences:
- the LOC102714342 gene encoding uncharacterized protein LOC102714342: MAGPATWGLLLLLGVALLVSPALAAGGNGSGNNHGNNGNNGDNGNNGNNGDNGNNGNSGGGGKHGKSPPPPYHDSPPPPPPHHDSPPPPVYSPPPPVVPSPPPPVPSSPPPPVVPSPPPPVPSSPPPPVVPSPPPPVPSSPPPPVVPVPSPPPPVVPVASPPPPVASPPPPVVPVASPPPPANVYCTNTTRYPTCTAPAYCPKRCPQSCHMDCATCKPICDCNLPGAVCQDPRFIGGDGNTFYFHGRRDRDFCLLSDANLHINAHFIGNHVPGLKRDPTWVQAIAVLFSGHRLYVGARKTAVWDDESDRLAVVFDGEPVQVQPVANARWEWGSLSVTRTKAANGVLVELDGVFKITANAVPITKEDSRIHRYGVTDDDCLAHLDLAFKFYSLTDDVHGVLGQTYRSSYVNRLDVTAKMPVMGGEKQFTSSALFAADCAVARFGRAGGDADAVAIAADELIDVKCSTGLDGVGVVCKK; this comes from the exons ATGGCGGGGCCAGCAACATggggtctcctcctcctcctcggcgtcgcACTCCTGGTGTCCCctgcgctcgccgccggcggcaacggcaGTGGTAACA ACCACGGGAACAACGGGAACAATGGAGACAACGGTAACAACGGGAACAATGGAGACAACGGGAACAATGGAAACAGTGGTGGTGGCGGGAAGCACGGCaagtccccgccgccgccgtaccacgactcgccgccaccaccgccgccgcaccacgactctccaccaccacctgtttactcgccgccaccaccagtGGTGCCATCGCCTCCTCCACCGGTGCCctcatcgccaccgccacccgtGGTGCCATCGCCTCCTCCACCGGTGCCCtcatcgcctccgccaccAGTGGTGCCATCGCCTCCTCCACCGGTGCCCtcatcgccgccaccaccagtGGTTCCAGTgccatcgccgccaccaccagtGGTGCCAGTGGCATCGCCTCCTCCACCGgttgcctcgccgccaccaccggtAGTACCAGTggcatcgccgcctccgccagcCAACGTTTACTGCACCAACACGACGAGGTACCCCACCTGCACTGCGCCGGCGTACTGCCCCAAGAGGTGCCCTCAGTCCTGCCACATGGACTGCGCCACCTGCAAGCCCATCTGCG ATTGCAACCTGCCGGGAGCGGTGTGCCAGGATCCACGGTtcatcggcggcgacggcaacacGTTCTACTTCCACGGCCGCAGGGACCGTGACTTCTGCCTGCTCTCCGACGCCAACCTGCACATCAACGCGCACTTCATCGGCAACCACGTCCCGGGCCTCAAGAGGGACCCGACCTGGGTGCAGGCCATCGCCGTGCTGTTCTCCGGCCACCGCCTCTACGTCGGCGCGCGCAAGACGGCCGTGTGGGACGACGAGTCcgaccgcctcgccgtcgtcttcgACGGCGAGCCCGTGCAGGTGCAGCCCGTCGCGAACGCCAGGTGGGAGTGGGGGTCCCTGTCGGTGACGCGGACCAAGGCGGCCAACGGCGTCCTCGTGGAGCTCGACGGCGTGTTCAAGATCACGGCGAACGCTGTGCCGATCACCAAGGAGGACTCGAGGATCCACAGGTACGGGGTCACCGACGACGACTGCCTCGCGCATCTGGACCTGGCGTTCAAGTTCTACTCCCTCACCGACGACGTCCACGGCGTGCTCGGGCAGACGTACAGGAGCAGCTACGTGAACCGGCTCGACGTGACGGCGAAGATGCCCGTCATGGGAGGCGAGAAGCAGTTCACCTCGTCGGCCCTGTTCGCCGCCGACTGCGCGGTTGCGAGGTTCggacgcgccggcggcgatgccgACGCCGTTGCCATTGCCGCGGACGAGCTGATCGACGTCAAGTGCTCCACCGGCCTCGACGGCGTTGGTGTGGTGTGCAAGAAGTAG
- the LOC102711433 gene encoding cinnamate beta-D-glucosyltransferase-like: MEPHVLLVSFPMQGHVNPLLRLGRRLAARGLLVTFSTVRLPGLRDVPEDGACADVGLGRLRFEYMRDGGGSRSYMAPDDMLSHVAAVGPPALAELVGRQADAGRPVTFVVNNIFVPWALDVAAGIGIPCAMLWIQPCSVLSIYYHFYKSPEAFFPTAAEPDVRVALPGLPVMAMDDMPYMVRPEFAQSLWGETIRAQVGAIQKTVSWVLVNSFDALERSALEALRAHTPVKLMPIGPLLEHDHDDGEDDALAQAPVAEDDDGCIAWLDAQLPHSVVYVAFGSLVNIGRDETAAMAEGLVATERPFLWVVRDDSRELIPEAVLEACSDRGKVTAWSPQGRVLRHGAVGCFVTHCGWNSIMEALAAGVPVVGYPWWSDQHTNAKFLVEDYKVGVRLPAPVAGDELRAFVDRVMSGPEAAVLKRRAMDWKREAAAAVADGGSSDRSLQDFVDHVRRSSRSVELARLAQEIEIINGPVNPVLV; the protein is encoded by the coding sequence ATGGAGCCTCACGTCCTCCTCGTGTCGTTCCCTATGCAGGGCCACGTCAACCcgctcctccgcctcggccgccgcctcgccgccaggGGCCTCCTCGTCACCTTCTCCACCGTCCGCCTCCCCGGCCTCCGTGACGTGCCGGAGGACGGAGCGTGCGCCGACGTCGGCCTCGGACGCCTAAGGTTCGAGTACatgcgcgacggcggcggctcgcgaTCTTACATGGCCCCCGATGACATGCTGTcgcacgtcgccgccgtgggcCCCCCGGCGCTGGCCGAGCTCGTCGGGCGCCAGGccgacgccggccggccggtgacgTTCGTCGTGAACAACATCTTCGTGCCATGGGCGCTCGATGTCGCCGCCGGGATAGGCATCCCGTGCGCCATGCTGTGGATCCAGCCGTGCTCCGTGTTGTCGATATACTACCACTTCTACAAGTCACCGGAGGCCTTCTTCCCtaccgccgccgagcccgaCGTGCGGGTCGCGCTGCCCGGCTTGCCGGTGATGGCCATGGACGATATGCCTTACATGGTTCGTCCCGAGTTCGCGCAGAGCTTGTGGGGCGAAACGATCCGGGCGCAGGTCGGGGCGATCCAGAAGACGGTGTCGTGGGTGCTCGTCAACTCGTTCGACGCGCTCGAGCGTTCGGCCCTCGAGGCGCTTCGCGCGCACACGCCGGTCAAGCTCATGCCCATCGGTCCGCTCCTGGAGCATGACCACGACGATGGCGAGGACGACGCGCTGGCCCAGGCGCCAGTGgccgaagacgacgacggctgcATCGCGTGGCTCGACGCGCAGCTGCCGCACTCCGTGGTGTACGTGGCGTTCGGCAGCCTGGTGAACATCGGCCGCGACgagacggcggccatggcggaggGGCTCGTCGCCACCGAAAGGCCGTTCCTGTGGGTGGTGCGCGACGACAGCCGCGAGCTCATACCGGAAGCCGTCCTCGAAGCCTGCAGCGACAGGGGCAAGGTGACGGCATGGAGCCCGCAGGGCCGCGTGCTCCGCCACGGCGCCGTCGGGTGCTTCGTGACGCACTGCGGGTGGAACTCCATCATGGAGGCGCTCGCCGCGGGCGTTCCGGTGGTCGGGTACCCGTGGTGGTCCGACCAGCACACCAACGCCAAGTTCTTGGTGGAGGACTACAAGGTCGGCGTCCGGCTACCGGCGCCagtggccggcgacgagcttcGTGCCTTCGTCGACAGGGTGATGAGCgggccggaggcggcggtgctcAAGAGGAGAGCGATGGACTGGAAgcgggaagcggcggcggcggttgccgATGGTGGCTCGTCGGATCGGAGCCTCCAGGATTTCGTTGACCATGTACGGCGATCCTCTAGATCTGTCGAGTTGGCGCGATTAGCTCAGGAAATCGAGATTATAAATGGGCCGGTCAATCCGGTCCTAGTTTAA